The genomic window CGCCGACGGTTCAACCGCTCAGCGGCGTCACGGCCAGCGCCGGCGCGTGGTGGTTCGATCGTGCACCGCTCGGTGAGGTCTACCTCTCGAACGAGGGTGCGCAGGCGTATCACCTGATGGGGACGGCCTTTCAATCGATCAGCGTCGCCAACGTGCGCGCCGCAACGCGGGTCGACGCCTTCGAGTACTTCGCGACGGCGCAGGGCCTCTTCCGTACTGGGGGCGTCGAGCCAGTCTTGATGCAGGCTGGCGACATGACGACCGTCGCCGGGCTTGACCTGCTGGTGATCGCGGGCGACCGCTTCGGTCACGTCGGCGTCTGCGACATGAAGGCCAGCGCGTGCGGCTCGCCGGTGCTCCTCAGCGATGGCGCTCGCATCGACGGGGTCGCGTCGTCGCCCGGCGGGCCCTCGGCCTACCTCTTGACGAGCAAGGGCCTCTACCGCACCGGCATCGCCTTGGGACCGAGCCCACAAATCTCGGGCGCCGTGAACGTGACCGCGGGAAAGCCCGACACCAACGGCGTCACCAACGACGCCACGGGCTACCTACGCCGCGGCGTGGCCTCGGACGGCGTATGTGTCTATTACACGAGTGATGCGGGCCTCATGTGGCGACGCCACGACGGCTCAACGGAGGGCGTACTCGTCGTGCAGACGACCGATCCGCTCCTCGGCATCGCGCTCGCGCCTCGGCCCTCTGCCGGTGGCGGCCAGGCCGTCTACTACGCGCTCCACGCCGCGGAAGCCCAAGGCGGCGGCATTCACTGGGCACCGGTACCGTCTCAATGCGTAGGCGGCAGCATCCCGGGCCCCTTCGACGCGGGCGGCGGCAAGGGCGATGCGTCGGGTTCCATTTTCGACGCGGGCCTCGACGCAGACGCGGAAGCTGGCACGGACGCGAGCCCTCCGCCGCCGGCGGATGCGGGGGCCCCAACTTGCATCGGCAAGCCTTGCGCCGCCCCGATTGACTGCCCTTGCTCGGGCAAGTGCGTCTCGCCGGACGGCGGTGCCAGCAACAAGGTGTGTGCCCCGTGAGCGGCGTCCCCGTCACCGGCGCCCTCTTGGCGGGCAAGTACCGCATCGAGCAGATCCTCGGCGTCGGCGGCTTCGGCGCCGTCGTCGCGGCGCACCACCTGCAGCTCGATCAGAAGGTCGCCATCAAGTACCTGCTGCCGGAGGCGCTCGCGAACGCCGAGATCGTCGAGCGCTTCGCGCGGGAGGCGCGCGCAGCCGCCAAGATTCGCGGCGAGCACGTGGTGCGGGTCATCGACGTCGGCAACTTCGAGGACGGCGCCCCCTACATGGTCATGGAGTACCTCGAGGGGCACGACCTCGCGAAGGAGCTCGAGCGCCGCGGACCGCTGCAAGTCGAGGACGCCGTTCGCTACGTGCTCGAGGCCTGCGAGGCGCTCGCGCAGGCGCACGCGGCGAAGATCGTCCACCGCGATCTCAAACCCTCGAACTTGTTCCTCGCCATTCAGCCCGACAAGCGCTCCATCGTGAAGGTCCTCGACTTCGGCATCTCGAAGGTTGAGTCGAGCTCCAACGAGGGCGCCCTCACGAAGACGTCGGGCATGATGGGCACGGCCTATTACATGTCGCCGGAGCAAATGACGGCGCCCAAAGACGTCGACCATCGCTCCGACATCTGGGCGCTCGGCGTCATTCTCTACGAGCTGCTCACCGGAGGCCCGCCCTTTCCGGGCATGACGATCCCGGAAGTCGTCGCCGGCATTCTCCGGAATCAAAGGGAGCCGCTGCGCTCAAAGCGCCCGGACGTGCCGGAGCGCCTCGCGACGGCCATCGAAAAGTGCATGATGTCGTCGCCGGCGGACCGTCACGCGAGCGTCGCTGCGCTGTCGCATGCGATCGCGCCCTTCGCGCATGCGCGCGACCGGCAAAGCGTCGAGAGCGTCGCGCGCGTGCTTGGCGAGACATTTCAGATCCCGAGTTCGGGCACGCCGCAGACGCCGCCGGTCGACGCGACCCTACAGTCGTCGGACCTCTCGGCCCGCCCGCGACCGCCCGGGAGTCCAGCGAGCTCCGTCACCGCACACAACATCTCGACCCGCACGTCCGAAGCGCCTCCGGTCCCACCGAAGCGCAATTCGGCGATCGTGGCGGCGGTGGTGGCCATCTCGTGCGCCATCGGTGCCGCAGCCGTGGTCGTCGTGCGACGAGGCGCGGCGCCGACGCCCGTCGCCGCGATGGCTCCGCCCGCCACAACGACCGCGACCGTGGCGTCGCCGCCGGAGGCGCCAGCGGCCATCAAGGCGCTCGAGGCCCTGCCCGTCGCGGCGCCCGCCGCAGAGCCCCCCCGAGAAGTGCCGAAGGCCGACGAGCCTCGCACCCGAGGTCGCGTGCGACCTGCAACATCCGCCGCGACTCCCGCAACGCCGAAGCCCGCCGCCGCTGCGCCGTCGGCGCCCCTCGCGGCTCCCGCCGTACCGGTCTCCGCAGCACCCGCACCAGCCGCTCCGACCCAACCGAAGAACCCGCTCCAGATGGGGATCAAGTGAGAACAAGAACCCGCTTCGTTTGCCTCGCATCCCTCGCGTTCTGCCTCGCCGCAACAACCGACGCGACGATCGCGTCGGCCCAGGGCAAGCCCAAGACGCCGAAGGTGGCGGAGCCGCCCCCTCCTCCTGCGCCTCCTCCAGCGCCACCTCCGCCGCCGGCGCCGCCTGCCATTCCCGGACTCGCAGAGACGCTGACCGGTGACGCCAAGAGCGAATACGAGTCGGCCAAAGTGCTCTTCGCCGACGGCGATCACGCGGGTGCCCTCGTGAAATTCAAGACCGCCTACGACAAATCGAAGGACGCTCGGCTGCTCTGGAACATGGCGGCCTGCGAGAAGAACCTGCGCCACTACGCCAAGACGCTGAAGCTCGTGCGCCAATACCTCGCCGATGGCCTCGAGAAGCTCTCGAACGAAGACATGGGCGAGGCGCGCGAGCTCATCAAGGTCATCGAGCCCTTCACCGCGAAGCTCCGCATCAACGTGACGGAGCCCGAAGCGGAGATCTACCTCGACGAGGAGCTCCTGGGTCGCTCGCCGCTCGAGCCGCTCGTCATCGACATGGGGCCGCGGCGCGTCCGCGTGAAGAAGAACGACTTTGAAGAGTTCCTCCGCGACGTTCCCGTCGCCGGCGGCTCAGACGTCACGCTCGACGCGGCGCTGACGCGCATCGTGCATGAAGCGCGCGTCTCGATTCGCGCCGACGAGGGCGCGCGGATCGAGATCGACGGCAAGTTCGTCGGCGCGGGCACGTGGAGCGGCGTCTTGCCGAGCGGCGGCCACTCGGTGCGCGTCACGAAAGAGAAGATGCAGCCGTACGCCCAGGAGGTCTTCCTGCGCGACAAGGACTCCCGCGAGCTCTCGATCACGCTCGTCGCCGAACCCAGCCGAGGCCTGCCGGCTTGGGCGTGGATCACGGGCGGCGTCCTCGTGGCCGGAGGCCTCGGCGTCGCAGGTGTCGTGCTCTTCAAGCCGAAGGACAGCTACGAAGGGCCTAAGGGCAACCTGGGCGAAGGCGTCGCGCAAGCGAGTCGCCCCTTCACGTTCCGCTGAGTCCCCTGTTTCGAGCGCTCCCTGAGGCGCTCTACGGCGGGAGCCCCATGTCGGCGCGCGCGCGGTGCATCTCGGCGGTGAGCTTGCCGTCGATGCCGCGCACCGCGAAGCGCTCCGTGGGCGTCGGCGTGCGCGTCGTGCCTGCCGGCTCCATCACGAAGACCCACATGAGCGTCTGCTTGCCCTCGCGCGGCACCACGTCAACCCTTCGCACGATGGCAAGGCCCGCGTCGCGCGCCGCGTTGTCGCCTCGCTCGGCGTCACCGCGAGCGCCCGCGCACGTCACGAAGACCCCGCCGGTGGCGAGCAAGCGAGCAGCGACCTTGGCGTAGTCCTCGATGCCGCCGCGCGTCTCGAAGCAGCACGGACCGCGCTGCGGTTTGTCGGAGACGATGCCATGGCCAAGCGGGATGTACGGCGGCGTCCCGGTGATCAAGTCGAAGGGACCTTCGTTGGCGAGCGCGCCTTCTTCGTCGCGAAAGTCACCGAGCTTGGCGCGGCATCGCCCGTCGGCGCCGTTCCACGCGAGCGACCGCTCCGCGAGGCCGTGGCTCCGAGCTTGCGCTTCGACGCCGAGGCCTCGCGCGTTGGGGAGTCCCCAGGCAACCATCATCAGCACCGAGCCGATGCCGCACCCCAGGTCCAGGAAGCGCGCGACGCCCCCGTGACGACGCGCCTCGTCGAGCG from Myxococcales bacterium includes these protein-coding regions:
- a CDS encoding PEGA domain-containing protein, producing MRTRTRFVCLASLAFCLAATTDATIASAQGKPKTPKVAEPPPPPAPPPAPPPPPAPPAIPGLAETLTGDAKSEYESAKVLFADGDHAGALVKFKTAYDKSKDARLLWNMAACEKNLRHYAKTLKLVRQYLADGLEKLSNEDMGEARELIKVIEPFTAKLRINVTEPEAEIYLDEELLGRSPLEPLVIDMGPRRVRVKKNDFEEFLRDVPVAGGSDVTLDAALTRIVHEARVSIRADEGARIEIDGKFVGAGTWSGVLPSGGHSVRVTKEKMQPYAQEVFLRDKDSRELSITLVAEPSRGLPAWAWITGGVLVAGGLGVAGVVLFKPKDSYEGPKGNLGEGVAQASRPFTFR
- a CDS encoding protein kinase, whose amino-acid sequence is MSGVPVTGALLAGKYRIEQILGVGGFGAVVAAHHLQLDQKVAIKYLLPEALANAEIVERFAREARAAAKIRGEHVVRVIDVGNFEDGAPYMVMEYLEGHDLAKELERRGPLQVEDAVRYVLEACEALAQAHAAKIVHRDLKPSNLFLAIQPDKRSIVKVLDFGISKVESSSNEGALTKTSGMMGTAYYMSPEQMTAPKDVDHRSDIWALGVILYELLTGGPPFPGMTIPEVVAGILRNQREPLRSKRPDVPERLATAIEKCMMSSPADRHASVAALSHAIAPFAHARDRQSVESVARVLGETFQIPSSGTPQTPPVDATLQSSDLSARPRPPGSPASSVTAHNISTRTSEAPPVPPKRNSAIVAAVVAISCAIGAAAVVVVRRGAAPTPVAAMAPPATTTATVASPPEAPAAIKALEALPVAAPAAEPPREVPKADEPRTRGRVRPATSAATPATPKPAAAAPSAPLAAPAVPVSAAPAPAAPTQPKNPLQMGIK
- a CDS encoding SAM-dependent methyltransferase; translated protein: MNSSSTDPHEAKALARRPVGWVAPGPRPRGADGRPGLVPAADEHLSYLTGDWRIFQLQDGHRWSLDDFVTAWVALDEARRHGGVARFLDLGCGIGSVLMMVAWGLPNARGLGVEAQARSHGLAERSLAWNGADGRCRAKLGDFRDEEGALANEGPFDLITGTPPYIPLGHGIVSDKPQRGPCCFETRGGIEDYAKVAARLLATGGVFVTCAGARGDAERGDNAARDAGLAIVRRVDVVPREGKQTLMWVFVMEPAGTTRTPTPTERFAVRGIDGKLTAEMHRARADMGLPP